A portion of the Drosophila sechellia strain sech25 chromosome 2R, ASM438219v1, whole genome shotgun sequence genome contains these proteins:
- the LOC6609356 gene encoding transmembrane protein 131 homolog, whose translation MPTQVQMRPLLRVFAEPILLILICLLTLGAKGEKVLQETFLGLHEAPIHDLGDLRLVPSRLDFGTWSVGQARSQTVTLFNQHSNRTLQLNAVAGPSSAFYSSFLGTREVPPQGNTTFNVVFLPRQLGAIAADLLIHTSFGQAELAVQGEGSECPYRLKPLVGIKAPMNATLTPEIHMYNPHERPLQILEIYSSGGEFQLELPSGGSEGPQNLWEIPPHTLKPVIRISFHGRTAGNHSAYIRIKIAEQELDLGQENVLVIPVEFEILPRHSAYARNPLADFGRVATLNAPDALQFKLDVRDDESRQLFGSYLRQIPGLSFDANNTSIVLNASLFEGDETINDLLVINSNQSSSSPGADQPFTVLVRAEIFHGGLSFDRNATRFVTNSQEGGEGEPLERKRSLVVRNKFAMPLILFNVSLTEPIDESILEVALVGDPRILLQPGESVELLRLNLLNDQVAFKSFLRIETNVTVFKLPLVSCSGRLHVSTQPIVLNFRQESLEKAAYNLELDLGTVPFAEMSRDGFVILRNDNPVPVRITNWFFKHPKTVYSQSTFLGCRATAIGHPVSVENETMGWHLCREIRAGESAVFKVAIQTYEADATFGTLKVWTPYEVIRVRVKFEASVGHLEIEQEQLSFKNCFPGKMCTAVLSIRSSFTHPVHVKGISFALPVGLRFKDFNAKGTTIAPQTLTKVGRIYFDPASVCRNNCYIRESTNDLAIFPSVPGGGNGNGGVINNNLLYDGVELRQRTELFRQLRRQLSSMSLTLHSEELPPLELDFSITIEWPKLVQFQPIPPTPAIEVGQVQRQWITLTNPSQSPLLLDYFLSDPAFARRTQLSLPHEVIDVSSTSCYLTDRAVFSLPEAGDPILLPGGASLTIPITFSAQLPEKYCTLLHVRSNLTLYEAVWLQARAVQSQFRFGNRRPGAASPLLFEMATDQFQGCQSGNEAVVVTRSFTARNSGVIPIRIEGFLVGSLPCEDFGFKVMDCAGFDLGENETRKVEIAFSADFTTSRVKRSLTLITNLTYDISYMLLAQMPAESVELCASLLVRPGWESSLKNAALVVLLASFGLVLVAAVFDAKAIMVQQNAYDAARNKGPLQPTFNLRNIVKLQAEEAAAKAETVQQQQKVKNGQLKELRKRTVVNSTNSKSKSKSSWSPWSMDMNALSKHLQKAKPKTVVSTPVTPPAASAPAAAPVPLPEAKPLKKSSTPSPQGVPISVLVRPQKKVKPTPAVVLGTTKSKPEASTPVVEQQEKSLAKSSPPQQENISPKPNKQPEPRVLKEQNGSAKKMGKTPGRERERERRSKDQKLTNGTGAGVGFRKPERKQRQKLNFGQTTNSTSPPESPDALKCISNPWETSSRVSFRDVLRTPQMAPTDNGFDWNHATSSSDLGPIGDNRKNATPPMVTSLWEPLSATASNSLFANTEVDFITPDAIYEQRKREKPQWEQRSDLVMRQQLLLQQNQKLEFQQRQQEKISLLANMDPSNWATNWSPLGYSNWPNATAGIGVMRPPPGLEQSARQTHNLAQQPVSAGPTSGTGAALPGESLPTQYDPFTSPSSIWSDTWRQSSQRNNHNHNHMN comes from the exons ATGCCCACACAAGTCCAGATGAGGCCGCTTTTGCGAGTATTCGCAGAACCCATCCTGCTCATCCTAATCTGCCTTCTCACTTTGGGCGCCAAAGGTGAAAAGGTCCTGCAGGAGACTTTCCTTGGGTTGCACGAGGCACCAATCCACGATTTGGGGGACCTTCGGCTTGTGCCGTCCCGTCTAGACTTTGGAACGTGGTCCGTCGGCCAGGCGCGTTCTCAGACGGTGACACTGTTCAATCAGCACTCCAATCGAACGCTCCAGCTGAACGCGGTGGCCGGACCAAGTTCGGCGTTCTACAGCAGCTTCCTGGGCACGAGAGAGGTGCCGCCGCAAGGCAATACCACTTTCAACGTGGTGTTCCTACCGCGGCAACTGGGCGCCATTGCCGCCGACCTTCTCATTCACACCTCCTTCGGCCAGGCCGAGTTGGCGGTACAGGGCGAGGGCAGTGAGTGCCCGTACCGCCTAAAGCCATTGGTGGGCATCAAAGCGCCCATGAATGCGACACTCACGCCAGAGATTCACATGTACAACCCGCACGAGCGGCCGCTGCAGATACTTGAG ATATACAGCAGCGGCGGCGAGTTTCAATTAGAGTTGCCCAGCGGTGGCTCGGAGGGCCCACAAAATCTGTGGGAGATTCCGCCACACACTTTAAAGCCGGTCATTAGGATATCTTTTCACGGCCGCACAGCTGGCAATCACAGCGCCTATATACGCATCAAGATCGCAGAACAGGAACTGGATCTCGGCCAGGAGAACGTCCTGGTTATTCCTGTCGAATTTGAGATCCTGCCACGGCATTCTGCGTACGCCCGCAATCCACTGGCAGACTTTGGCCGTGTGGCCACTTTAAATGCTCCGGATGCATTACAGTTCAAGCTGGATGTTCGAGACGACGAGAGCCGCCAACTCTTCGGCAGTTACCTTCGCCAGATTCCGGGTCTTTCGTTTGACGCAAACAACACAAGTATAGTGTTGAATGCCAGCCTATTCGAAGGCGACGAAACCATCAACGATCTGCTGGTGATCAACAGTAACCAGTCCAGTTCCAGTCCTGGTGCGGATCAGCCGTTTACAGTGCTGGTGCGAGCAGAAATCTTCCATGGAGGGCTCTCCTTCGACAGGAATGCCACCAGATTTGTGACCAATTCGCAAGAAGGCGGTGAGGGTGAACCGCTGGAAAGAAAACGCTCGCTGGTGGTGCGGAACAAATTCGCAATGCCCCTCATTCTGTTTAACGTGAGTCTCACAGAGCCCATTGATGAATCCATTTTGGAAGTAGCCCTAGTGGGCGATCCAAGAATACTACTTCAGCCGGGCGAATCTGTTGAGCTCCTGCGCCTAAACCTGCTAAACGACCAGGTGGCGTTTAAATCCTTTCTGAGGATTGAGACGAACGTCACGGTCTTTAAACTTCCATTGGTATCATGCAGTGGACGTTTACACGTTTCCACGCAGCCAATTGTGCTTAACTTTCGCCAGGAATCGCTGGAGAAAGCGGCATATAACCTGGAGCTAGATCTGGGAACTGTGCCATTCGCTGAGATGTCGCGCGACGGATTCGTGATCCTGAGGAACGACAATCCAGTGCCCGTTAGAATAACGAATTGGTTCTTCAAGCATCCAAAAACTGTATACTCGCAAAGCACCTTCCTGGGTTGCCGCGCCACGGCCATCGGACATCCGGTAAGTGTCGAGAACGAGACTATGGGATGGCATTTATGCAGAGAGATTCGTGCCGGTGAGAGCGCCGTATTTAAAGTGGCCATTCAGACGTACGAAGCGGATGCAACGTTTGGAACCCTCAAGGTCTGGACGCCATACGAAGTGATTCGCGTACGCGTTAAGTTCGAAGCCTCTGTGGGCCACTTAGAGATTGAGCAGGAGCAGCTCAGCTTTAAGAACTGCTTTCCTGGCAAAATGTGCACTGCCGTTCTGAGCATCCGGTCAAGCTTCACACACCCGGTGCACGTGAAGGGTATATCCTTTGCACTTCCGGTGGGACTGCGCTTTAAGGACTTTAATGCGAAGGGCACTACGATTGCTCCGCAAACGCTGACCAAGGTTGGACGCATTTACTTTGACCCTGCGTCCGTGTGTCGAAATAATTGCTATATACGAGAGTCCACCAATGATCTAGCCATCTTCCCCAGCGTTCCAGGTGGAGGGAATGGCAACGGTGGCGTTATCAACAATAATCTCCTCTATGACGGAGTGGAGTTGAGACAACGCACGGAACTCTTTAGGCAGTTGCGACGCCAATTGTCATCTATGTCCCTCACGCTGCACAGCGAAGAGCTACCGCCGTTGGAGTTGGACTTTTCCATAACGATTGAGTGGCCGAAACTGGTGCAGTTTCAGCCTATTCCGCCCACTCCGGCTATTGAGGTTGGCCAGGTGCAGCGCCAGTGGATAACGCTGACGAATCCTTCGCAGAGTCCGCTCCTGCTTGATTACTTTCTATCGGATCCGGCTTTTGCACGACGTACCCAGCTATCGTTACCCCACGAAGTCATTGACGTGAGCTCAACAAGTTGCTATCTGACAGATAGAGCGGTTTTTTCCCTGCCTGAAGCCGGGGATCCCATTCTGTTGCCTGGAGGCGCCAGCTTAACCATCCCCATCACTTTCAGTGCCCAGCTGCCGGAGAAGTACTGTACCCTGCTGCATGTGAGAAGCAATCTTACGCTGTATGAGGCTGTGTGGCTACAGGCTCGTGCCGTGCAGTCGCAGTTCCGTTTTGGAAATCGGCGCCCGGGAGCCGCCTCGCCGTTGCTCTTTGAGATGGCCACCGATCAATTTCAGGGCTGTCAGTCTGGCAATGAAGCAGTGGTAGTAACTCGAAGTTTTACGGCCCGCAACTCGGGTGTCATCCCAATAAGGATCGAGGGCTTCCTCGTTGGCTCGCTGCCGTGTGAGGATTTCGGCTTTAAGGTGATGGATTGCGCGGGATTCGATCTGGGCGAGAATGAAACTAGAAAAGTGGAGATAGCGTTTAGCGCAGACTTTACTACCTCGAGGGTAAAACGATCTCTTACGCTGATAACGAACCTTACCTACGATATAAGCTATATGCTTCTAGCACAAATGCCAGCGGAAAGTGTGGAACTATGTGCCTCGCTTTTGGTTCGACCTGGTTGGGAATCCTCCCTAAAAAACGCCGCCCTTGTAGTGCTACTGGCCAGCTTTGGACTGGTTTTGGTAGCGGCTGTCTTTGATGCAAAAGCCATAATGGTTCAACAGAATGCCTACGATGCGGCCAGAAACAAGGGTCCTTTGCAGCCTACGTTTAATTTACGGAATATAGTAAAACTGCAGGCGGAGGAGGCAGCAGCTAAAGCAGAGACtgtgcagcaacagcagaaggTCAAAAATGGCCAACTGAAGGAGCTGCGAAAGCGAACAGTAGTGAATTCCACGAATTCAAAGTCAAAGTCGAAGTCCTCATGGTCACCATGGAGCATGGACATGAATGCGCTAAGCAAGCATCTACAAAAAGCCAAACCAAAGACAGTGGTAAGCACTCCAGTTACCCCTCCTGCTGCTagtgctcctgctgctgctcctgtccCCTTGCCAGAGGCAAAGCCCCTTAAGAAATCTTCGACGCCATCGCCTCAAGGTGTTCCTATATCAGTTCTGGTTCGGCCCCAGAAGAAAGTAAAACCCACACCTGCAGTGGTCCTTGGGACAACCAAATCCAAGCCGGAAGCATCGACCCCCGTTGTGGAGCAGCAAGAAAAGTCGTTGGCCAAATCGAGTCCACCACAGCAGGAGAATATATCGCCCAAGCCCAACAAGCAACCAGAACCGCGTGTGCTTAAGGAACAGAACGGATCGGCcaagaaaatgggaaaaacacCAGGCAGAGAACGGGAAAGAGAACGCCGCTCGAAGGATCAAAAGTTGACCAATGGCACGGGGGCTGGAGTGGGATTCAGAAAGCCAGAGCGAAAACAGCGCCAGAAGTTGAATTTTGGGCAGACCACGAATAGCACCTCGCCGCCAGAGTCGCCAGATGCGCTTAAATGCATTAGCAATCCTTGGGAGACGAGCAGTCGCGTCTCCTTCCGGGATGTGCTTCGGACTCCTCAAATGGCGCCCACGGATAATGGTTTCGATTGGAACCATGCGACGTCTTCGAGTGATCTCGGACCGATCGGAGACAACCGCAAGAACGCCACGCCGCCGATGGTGACATCGCTGTGGGAGCCACTTTCAGCTACGGCCAGTAATTCGCTGTTCGCCAACACCGAGGTGGATTTCATAACACCAGATG CTATCTACGAACAAAGGAAGCGGGAAAAGCCGCAGTGGGAACAGCGGAGCGACTTGGTCATGCGACAGCAACTACTTCTTCAGCAGAACCAGAAACTGGAGTTTCAGCAAAGGCAGCAGGAGAAGATTTCGCTGCTGGCGAATATGGATCCGAGCAACTGGGCCACAAACTGGTCACCACTAGGATACTCCAACTGGCCCAACGCCACAGCCGGCATCGGTGTCATGCGTCCTCCTCCAGGCCTGGAGCAGAGCGCACGTCAGACGCACAACCTTGCACAACAACCGGTCTCAGCGGGACCGACATCTGGAACTGGAGCTGCACTACCCGGCGAAAGCCTACCCACGCAGTACGATCCTTTTACCTCGCCAAGCTCAATCTGGTCGGATACGTGGCGTCAGTCATCACAGCGCAACAACCATAACCATAACCACATGAACTAA
- the LOC6609357 gene encoding ubiquitin-fold modifier-conjugating enzyme 1 encodes MVDDSTRKTLSNIPLLQIRAGPREKDVWVQRLKEEYQALIKYVENNKQSGSDWFRLESNKEGTKWFGKCWYMHNLLKYEFEVEFDIPVTYPTTAPEIALPELDGKTAKMYRGGKICLTDHFKPLWARNVPKFGIAHAMALGLAPWLAVEIPDLIEKGIITYKEK; translated from the exons ATGGTGGACGACAGCACCCGAAAAACGTTGAGCAACATTCCCCTGCTGCAGATTCGCGCTGGTCCGCGCGAAAAGGATGTGTGGGTGCAGCGGCTCAAGGAGGAGTACCAGGCACTAATTAAG tATGTGGAGAACAACAAACAGTCCGGCAGCGACTGGTTCCGACTGGAATCCAACAAGGAGGGCACCAAGTGGTTCGGAAAGTGTTGGTACATGCACAACCTGTTAAAGTACGAGTTCGAGGTGGAGTTCGACATTCCAGTGACGTACCCAACCACTGCGCCCGAGATTGCCCTACCGGAACTTGACGGCAAGACAGCGAAGATGTACCGCGGAGGCAAGATCTGTCTGACGGATCACTTTAAGCCACTGTGGGCACGCAATGTTCCCAAGTTTGGAATCGCCCACGCTATGGCTCTGGGT CTTGCTCCCTGGCTGGCCGTAGAGATTCCGGATCTCATCGAGAAGGGAATCATTACGTACAAGGAAAAGTAG
- the LOC6609358 gene encoding transcription factor grauzone, whose product MPCFLCTQSVDDAVGNIEFASEEADSLGLRCIIEKHFWLQIPASRAGYVCGPCWEQLLLFHNFYLNVEQAHKALEQTVLKETSPPEVVASALEEHIVKSEHDESVAAAVKRRRGRPRKVAQQDAREELKTVLEQINLNEIKIEFPEADLTIADVLEDQEEQDFLPDDCISKEGAEEPEDLEKKPPTLKRKVSERSRGRRRVQFAERANTSCLPKIQKSQEFNEYIREHYKVQCHICNLPMEGFSEMLAHVRREHKQRGYAMCCNRKFFKRGVLVDHLRRHQDPETFKCSICERVMGHRRSLELHMRMHEIKTRGRLYHCEQCSKSFYSAVVYERHKLTHIPREQWQVKCTHCEKTYPSQYTMQQHVKLVHLNLYAKICDVCGKSIRGREALARHMEEHTGGPQAAIKCHLCDSMLTTKYGLARHIKMMHTAENLQPMQCEFCLKISPSLQAHQHHIKYTHNTARSHQCPMCEKAFKRPNELKEHMTTHTGEVLYTCPHCPQTFNSNANMHAHRKKVHRKEWEENRHKRLNRPRKSDTIIAVSVRKTTETRQDGGGMVTAEAIVTTSSPRAEC is encoded by the exons ATGCCTTGTTTCCTGTGCACTCAGAGTGTGGATGATGCGGTGGGTAATATAGAGTTTGCCTCGGAGGAAGCCGATTCACTGGGCCTGCGGTGCATCATCGAGAAACACTTCTGGCTCCag ATCCCTGCCTCAAGAGCCGGCTATGTGTGCGGCCCCTGCTGGGAacagcttctgctctttcacaACTTTTACCTCAATGTGGAACAAGCCCACAAAGCGCTGGAGCAAACTGTTTTGAAGGAGACATCTCCGCCAGAAGTGGTTGCTTCCGCTCTAGAAGAGCACATCGTGAAAAGCGAGCATGACGAGAGCGTAGCCGCTGCCGTCAAACGCCGACGTGGACGTCCTCGAAAAGTCGCTCAACAGGATGCACGCGAGGAGTTGAAGACCGTGCTGGAGCAAATCAAtttaaacgaaataaaaatcgaGTTCCCCGAAGCTGACTTGACAATTGCCGATGTGCTTGAGGATCAGGAGGAGCAGGATTTCCTACCCGACGACTGCATCAGCAAGGAGGGAGCAGAGGAGCCAGAGGATTTGGAGAAGAAACCGCCGACGCTTAAGCGAAAGGTTAGCGAACGTTCAAGAGGTCGTAGACGTGTGCAATTTGCAGAACGGGCCAATACAAGCTGTCTGCCTAAAATCCAGAAATCACAAGAGTTCAATGAATATATTCGCGAGCACTATAAAGTTCAGTGCCACATCTGTAACTTGCCAATGGAGGGCTTCTCCGAGATGCTGGCCCATGTACGACGGGAGCACAAGCAGCGCGGCTATGCAATGTGTTGCAACCGAAAGTTCTTTAAGCGGGGCGTTCTGGTGGACCACTTGCGCCGCCACCAGGACCCTGAAACCTTTAAGTGCTCCATTTGCGAACGCGTGATGGGCCACCGTCGAAGTCTTGAACTGCACATGCGCATGCATGAGATTAAGACGCGCGGACGACTATACCACTGCGAACAGTGCTCCAAGAGCTTTTACAGCGCCGTCGTCTATGAGCGCCACAAGCTGACTCACATTCCTCGAGAGCAGTGGCAGGTCAAGTGCACGCACTGCGAGAAAAC TTATCCCAGTCAGTATACGATGCAGCAACATGTTAAGCTGGTCCATTTGAATTTATATGCCAAGATCTGTGATGTGTGTGGAAAATCGATCAGAGGACGCGAAGCCTTGGCCAGGCACATGGAGGAGCACACGGGAGGACCGCAGGCAGCAATCAAATGCCACTTGTGCGACTCAATGCTAACCACCAAATATGGACTGGCCCGCCACATAAAAATGATGCATACCGCTGAGAACCTGCAGCCGATGCAGTGCGAATTTTGTCTTAAGATTTCCCCCAGTCTACAGGCACACCAGCACCACATCAAGTACACCCACAACACAGCGCGTAGTCATCAGTGTCCGATGTGCGAAAAGGCCTTCAAGAGACCAAACGAACTAAAG GAACACATGACAACCCATACTGGAGAGGTTTTGTACACATGCCCCCATTGCCCGCAGACCTTTAACTCAAATGCCAACATGCATGCGCACCGCAAGAAGGTGCATCGCAAGGAGTGGGAGGAGAACCGACACAAGCGACTGAATCGTCCTCGCAAATCAGACACCATCATCGCCGTCAGTGTTCGCAAGACCACAGAGACCAGGCAGGATGGAGGAGGAATGGTAACTGCAGAAGCGATAGTAACTACCAGCAGCCCTCGAGCAGAATGCTAG
- the LOC6609359 gene encoding monocarboxylate transporter 12, whose amino-acid sequence MDVQSSRVVPDGGYGWIVVAAVALINMTNQSILSVFGQLFVGELQKMQEDTFTTALITNLNSLALNFSGLFIGPAIKSFKPRNVAATGCILVALGLALCAFATESWHFILGYSFFVGFGLGLISPSTFMAINSYFTTKRGRAVGVSLAGAGLGQVLIPHLVRYLLDNHGFRYAVLSMSSLSLFGLFGAAFLKPLNPPAKHNNRKHIRLLTEADGEKTSPLQVVVVPTNQSKIERSPPNVDTLCSRMGQRLVQAMDLELLKDLVFWSIIVGMALVYTATINFTMIFPGFLGQTAQLNSQMVAFCMSLVAGADIVCRLLLPIVTDHLRIPYRVVFLIGIVGLFVARCVLAENQALPVIITMSVLTGMMKSATVINNNLTISAHCRSEKLAGGLGLSMMSKGVIVITVGQLLGLVRDYADSYLICLYAQGAILLVVVLVWTPEILYRHRRQRCATNKSMETQSIDAAEVAKLNS is encoded by the exons ATGGATGTGCAATCGAGTCGCGTTGTCCCCGATGGTGGCTACGGATGGATTGTGGTGGCCGCCGTGGCCTTGATTAAT ATGACCAACCAATCCATTTTGTCAGTGTTCGGCCAGCTCTTTGTGGGTGAGCTGCAGAAAATGCAAGAGGACACATTTACGACGGCCCTGATCACGAATCTAAACAGCCTGGCTCTCAATTTCTCTGGCCTCTTTATTGGACCCGCGATCAAGAGCTTTAAGCCCCGAAATGTAGCCGCTACAGGCTGCATCCTAGTCGCCCTGGGCCTGGCTCTGTGCGCCTTTGCCACTGAAAGCTGGCACTTCATTCTGGGCTACAGTTTCTTCGTGGGTTTTGGACTGGGCCTCATCTCGCCCTCCACATTTATGGCCATTAACTCGTACTTTACCACTAAACGAGGACGGGCTGTGGGTGTCTCATTGGCAGGCGCTGGCCTTGGCCAGGTGCTTATCCCTCACCTAGTGCGGTACCTCTTGGATAACCACGGCTTTCGCTACGCAGTCCTATCCATGTcttccctatcactatttggG CTTTTTGGTGCTGCCTTCCTGAAACCGCTAAACCCACCTGCCAAGCACAACAACCGCAAACACATTCGACTCCTGACCGAGGCCGATGGCGAGAAGACTAGTCCCCTGCAAGTAGTGGTTGTTCCAACTAACCAAAGCAAGATCGAGCGTAGCCCGCCAAATGTGGATACTCTGTGCAGCCGAATGGGACAGCGGCTGGTACAGGCAATGGATCTGGAGCTGCTCAAAGATTTAGTGTTTTGGAGCATCATTGTGGGCATGGCTCTAGTCTATACGGCGACCATAAACTTTACGATGATCTTTCCTGGTTTTCTTGGACAAACAGCACAGCTTAACAGCCAAATGGTGGCCTTCTGCATGTCCCTTGTCGCTGGAGCCGACATTGTGTGCCGTTTGCTGCTACCCATCGTCACAGATCACCTTAGAATCCCCTATCGTGTAGTGTTCCTGATCGGCATTGTTGGACTCTTTGTCGCCCGTTGTGTGCTTGCCGAGAATCAAGCGCTGCCCGTGATCATCACCATGTCTGTGTTGACAGGCATGATGAAATCAGCCACTGTAATCAACAACAATCTCACCATATCCGCGCATTGCCGCTCGGAAAAACTGGCCGGCGGCCTGGGACTGAGCATGATGTCCAAGGGCGTTATTGTAATCACAGTCGGTCAGCTCCTGGGATTGGTGCGAGACTACGCCGATTCCTACCTAATATGCCTGTATGCTCAAGGAGCTAttctgctggtggtggttcTTGTTTGGACACCGGAGATATTGTACCGCCACCGCAGGCAGCGATGTGCCACCAACAAGTCCATGGAGACGCAGTCTATAGACGCAGCTGAAGTGGCCAAACTCAACTCCTAA